The following proteins come from a genomic window of Flavobacterium crocinum:
- a CDS encoding NuoI/complex I 23 kDa subunit family protein yields the protein MSIETISLSGRKKVVSNKDMSFVERLYLVAIVKGLIITVKHLFRKKVTIHYPEQVREMSPVYRGQHMLKRDEQGRENCTACGLCALSCPAEAITMKAAERKPDEKHLYREEKYAEIYEINMLRCIFCGLCEEACPKDAIYLTESKVLVPANYNREDFIFGKDKLVMPLEMAMKNAQLKNAN from the coding sequence ATGTCAATAGAAACTATATCATTATCGGGTAGAAAAAAGGTGGTGTCAAATAAGGACATGTCTTTTGTTGAGCGATTGTATCTTGTGGCGATTGTAAAAGGTCTGATTATTACAGTAAAACACCTTTTTAGAAAAAAAGTTACCATTCATTACCCAGAGCAGGTTCGCGAAATGAGCCCGGTTTATCGTGGTCAGCACATGCTGAAACGCGATGAGCAAGGCCGTGAAAACTGTACAGCTTGCGGATTATGTGCTTTATCTTGTCCGGCAGAAGCGATTACTATGAAAGCGGCGGAAAGAAAACCAGATGAAAAACATTTATACAGAGAAGAGAAATATGCTGAGATCTATGAGATCAACATGCTTCGTTGTATTTTCTGTGGTTTATGTGAAGAGGCTTGTCCTAAAGATGCTATCTATTTGACAGAATCTAAAGTTTTGGTGCCTGCTAACTACAACAGAGAAGATTTCATTTTCGGGAAAGATAAATTAGTGATGCCTTTAGAAATGGCTATGAAAAACGCTCAACTTAAAAACGCTAACTAA
- the nuoK gene encoding NADH-quinone oxidoreductase subunit NuoK, with protein sequence MGNILNQIGIENYIFLSVVLFCIGIFGVLYRRNAIIVFMSIEIMLNAVNLLFVAFSTYHQDAQGQVFVFFSMAVAAAEVAVGLAILVSIFRNIGSISIDNLKNLKG encoded by the coding sequence ATGGGTAATATATTAAATCAAATAGGTATTGAAAACTACATCTTTTTGAGTGTTGTACTTTTCTGTATTGGTATTTTTGGTGTATTGTACAGACGAAATGCTATTATCGTTTTCATGTCTATCGAAATTATGTTGAATGCGGTGAACCTTTTATTTGTTGCTTTTTCAACTTATCATCAGGATGCACAAGGACAAGTTTTTGTGTTCTTCTCGATGGCGGTTGCTGCAGCCGAAGTTGCGGTAGGATTGGCCATTTTAGTTTCTATCTTTAGAAATATCGGATCAATTAGTATCGATAATTTAAAAAATTTAAAAGGATAA
- the nuoH gene encoding NADH-quinone oxidoreductase subunit NuoH — translation MESAFIIEKSVVIVVVFAVTMIMAMYSTWAERKVAAFLQDRVGPNRAGWGGLLQPLADGMKLFSKEEFFPNTPNKFLFVVGPAIAMSTALMTSAVIPWGDRLHLFGRDIILQATDVNIALLYIFGVLSVGVYGIMIGGWASNNKFSLMGAIRAASQMVSYEVAMGLSMIALLMMTGTMSLKEISLQQQGMNWNVFYQPLSFLIFLICSFAETNRTPFDLAECENELIGGYHTEYSSMKMGFYLFAEYASMFISSTIISVLFFGGYNYPGMQWMVENVGVNAANLLGIAALFVKICFFIFFYMWVRWTIPRFRYDQLMHLGWRILIPLSIVNIMITGIVILRHDIAAYLGF, via the coding sequence ATGGAAAGTGCATTTATTATAGAAAAAAGTGTTGTTATTGTTGTCGTTTTTGCGGTAACAATGATTATGGCAATGTATTCTACCTGGGCAGAACGTAAAGTTGCTGCTTTCCTGCAAGACCGTGTTGGACCAAACCGTGCCGGATGGGGAGGTTTATTACAGCCACTTGCAGATGGTATGAAATTATTCTCTAAAGAAGAATTCTTCCCAAACACACCAAATAAATTTTTATTCGTTGTGGGTCCTGCAATTGCCATGAGTACGGCTTTAATGACTAGTGCCGTAATTCCTTGGGGAGACAGACTTCACCTTTTTGGAAGAGACATTATTCTTCAGGCAACTGACGTAAACATTGCTTTATTATACATTTTTGGAGTTCTTTCTGTTGGAGTTTACGGTATCATGATTGGTGGATGGGCTTCTAACAATAAGTTCTCATTAATGGGAGCTATTCGTGCTGCTTCTCAAATGGTTTCTTATGAAGTTGCCATGGGATTATCGATGATTGCTTTATTGATGATGACCGGAACAATGAGTTTAAAAGAAATCTCATTACAGCAGCAAGGAATGAACTGGAATGTCTTCTATCAGCCATTATCCTTTTTAATTTTCTTAATCTGTTCTTTTGCTGAAACAAACAGAACGCCTTTCGATTTAGCTGAATGTGAAAACGAGTTAATTGGAGGTTACCATACAGAATATTCATCCATGAAAATGGGATTCTATTTATTTGCGGAGTATGCAAGTATGTTTATCTCTTCTACAATTATTTCTGTTTTATTCTTCGGTGGATACAACTACCCTGGAATGCAATGGATGGTAGAAAATGTTGGTGTTAATGCAGCTAACTTATTAGGAATTGCGGCATTATTTGTAAAAATATGTTTCTTCATATTCTTTTACATGTGGGTACGTTGGACAATTCCAAGATTTAGATATGACCAATTAATGCACTTAGGCTGGAGAATTTTAATTCCGCTTTCGATCGTTAATATCATGATTACGGGAATTGTAATATTAAGACACGATATTGCAGCTTACTTAGGATTCTAA
- a CDS encoding 2Fe-2S iron-sulfur cluster-binding protein has translation MKVTIDGQSIDVEPGTTILQAARMIGGDLVPPAMCYYSKLKGSGGKCRCCLVEVSKGSEADPRPMPKLMASCVTGCMDGMEVNSKSSARVTEARKSVTEFLLINHPLDCPICDQAGECDLQNLSFEHGNPKSRYIEEKRTFEPEDIGPNIQLHMNRCILCQRCVQVADQLTDNRVHGVLDRGDHANISTGISKAIDNEFSGNMIDVCPVGALTDKTFRFKSRVWFNKPYNAHRECTTPGCCGKTTVWMFGGEIQRVTGRKDEYHEVEEFICNSCRFDHKDVNDWVIEGPREFEKDSVINQNNYTQKLEKVTIDTEKNILLGRDIDRKKISMAAIPLTDKDQK, from the coding sequence ATGAAAGTAACCATAGACGGTCAAAGTATAGACGTAGAACCAGGAACAACGATCCTGCAGGCTGCACGTATGATTGGTGGAGATTTGGTGCCGCCAGCCATGTGCTATTACTCAAAATTAAAAGGCAGTGGCGGAAAATGCCGTTGTTGTTTAGTTGAAGTTTCTAAAGGTAGTGAAGCTGATCCAAGACCAATGCCAAAACTTATGGCATCTTGTGTAACAGGATGTATGGACGGAATGGAAGTAAACAGTAAATCTTCTGCCAGAGTTACCGAAGCGCGTAAATCTGTAACAGAATTTCTATTAATCAACCACCCATTAGACTGTCCAATTTGTGATCAGGCGGGAGAATGTGATCTTCAAAATTTAAGTTTTGAGCACGGAAACCCAAAATCACGTTATATTGAAGAGAAAAGAACATTTGAACCGGAAGATATTGGTCCAAATATTCAACTGCATATGAACCGTTGTATCTTATGCCAAAGATGTGTACAAGTTGCAGATCAATTGACAGACAACAGAGTTCACGGTGTATTAGACCGTGGTGACCACGCTAATATTTCAACAGGAATATCTAAAGCAATCGACAACGAGTTCTCCGGAAACATGATTGATGTTTGTCCGGTTGGAGCTTTAACCGATAAAACTTTCCGTTTTAAATCAAGAGTTTGGTTTAACAAACCTTACAATGCACACAGAGAATGTACAACTCCGGGATGTTGCGGTAAAACTACAGTTTGGATGTTTGGTGGAGAAATCCAACGTGTAACTGGTCGTAAAGACGAGTACCATGAAGTAGAAGAATTCATCTGCAACAGCTGTCGTTTTGATCACAAAGATGTGAATGACTGGGTTATTGAAGGTCCAAGAGAATTTGAAAAAGATTCTGTTATCAACCAAAATAACTATACTCAGAAATTAGAGAAAGTTACCATCGATACTGAAAAGAATATCCTTTTAGGTAGAGATATCGACCGTAAAAAAATTAGTATGGCAGCAATTCCATTAACTGATAAAGATCAAAAATAG
- a CDS encoding NADH-quinone oxidoreductase subunit J family protein, giving the protein MIHIPDFAHATTVQVIFCFLAFITVITAFLTIFSRNPIHSAIYLVICFFSIAGHYLLLNSQFLAVVHIIVYSGAIMILFLFTIMLMNLNEQREVHRPRITRLGAIVSFCLILIVLITIFINSKPIVGEYDSTGEDFQSIKVLGKILLDEYMVPFEFASVLLLVAMIGTVLLSKKEKLNK; this is encoded by the coding sequence ATGATACATATTCCTGATTTTGCACACGCAACAACTGTTCAAGTTATCTTTTGCTTTTTAGCGTTTATTACCGTTATTACTGCTTTCCTGACTATTTTCAGCAGAAACCCGATTCACTCGGCTATTTACTTAGTGATTTGTTTCTTCTCGATCGCTGGTCATTATTTATTATTAAATTCTCAGTTTTTAGCAGTGGTTCATATAATAGTCTACTCCGGTGCTATTATGATTCTGTTTCTGTTTACGATCATGTTGATGAACCTGAACGAACAACGAGAAGTTCACCGTCCTAGAATTACACGTTTAGGAGCTATTGTTTCTTTCTGTTTAATATTGATCGTTTTGATTACAATCTTTATTAACTCAAAACCAATTGTTGGTGAATACGATTCTACGGGAGAAGATTTCCAATCTATTAAAGTTTTAGGTAAAATTCTATTGGATGAATATATGGTTCCTTTCGAATTTGCTTCGGTATTGCTTTTGGTAGCTATGATTGGAACAGTTCTATTGTCTAAAAAAGAAAAATTAAATAAATAA
- a CDS encoding complex I 24 kDa subunit family protein, whose protein sequence is MERKHYKQEINMTEALMNRINELISHYPEGKQKSALLPVLHEVQDAHNNWLSIELQDKVAEILQIKPIEVYEVVTFYTMFNQKPIGKYMFEFCQTSCCCLRGAEDLMDYTSEKLGIKMGETTPDGMFTIAGVECLGACGYAPMMQLGDFYKEKLTEEKIDQIIADCRDDKIILHDK, encoded by the coding sequence ATGGAACGTAAACATTACAAACAAGAAATAAACATGACTGAGGCATTGATGAACCGCATCAATGAATTAATTAGTCATTATCCTGAGGGCAAACAAAAATCAGCTTTATTGCCTGTTTTGCACGAAGTTCAGGATGCTCACAACAACTGGCTTAGTATTGAACTTCAAGATAAAGTTGCCGAAATTCTTCAGATAAAACCAATTGAGGTTTATGAAGTGGTTACTTTCTATACGATGTTCAACCAAAAGCCAATTGGTAAGTATATGTTTGAGTTCTGCCAGACTTCTTGTTGTTGTTTAAGAGGTGCCGAAGATTTGATGGATTATACTTCTGAAAAATTAGGTATTAAAATGGGCGAAACAACTCCAGACGGAATGTTCACAATTGCCGGTGTAGAATGTTTAGGTGCTTGCGGATACGCTCCGATGATGCAGTTGGGTGATTTCTACAAAGAAAAACTGACAGAAGAAAAAATCGATCAGATCATTGCTGATTGTAGAGATGATAAAATAATATTACACGATAAATAA
- the nuoF gene encoding NADH-quinone oxidoreductase subunit NuoF, whose amino-acid sequence MSQKILLDKINIPGIKTYEVYRQNGGYASVEKALKTLTPDEVTEEVKKSGLRGRGGAGFPAGMKWSFIDKKSGRPRHLVCNADESEPGTFKDRFLMEYIPHLLIEGMITSSYALGANLSYIYIRGEYMWVFKILERAIAEAKAAGWLGKNILGSGYDLELHVHCGAGAYICGEETALIESLEGKRGNPRIKPPFPAVSGLWANPTVVNNVETIATVPWIVNNSGDDYAKIGIGRSTGTKLISASGHIKNPGVYEIELGLSVDEFMNSDEYLGGMSSSRPLKAFVPGGSSVPILPAELIFKTANGEDRLMTYESLSDGGFATGSMLGSGGFIVYNDTACVVRNTWNFARFYHHESCGQCTPCREGTGWLEKILWRIENGQGREEDIELLWSIQSKIEGNTICPLGDAASWPVAAAIRHFRDEFEYHVRFPEKIKNRDHFVAEPFSQVKHLVGGKVIV is encoded by the coding sequence ATGTCACAAAAAATATTATTAGATAAAATCAATATTCCTGGAATTAAAACCTACGAAGTGTATCGCCAAAATGGTGGTTACGCTTCTGTAGAAAAAGCTTTAAAGACATTAACTCCAGACGAAGTAACTGAGGAAGTAAAAAAATCAGGATTACGTGGTCGTGGTGGTGCAGGTTTCCCTGCAGGAATGAAATGGAGCTTTATTGACAAAAAATCAGGAAGACCAAGACACTTAGTGTGTAACGCCGACGAATCGGAGCCGGGAACATTCAAAGACAGATTTTTGATGGAATATATTCCTCACTTATTGATCGAGGGAATGATTACTTCCAGCTACGCTTTAGGTGCTAACCTATCTTATATCTACATTCGTGGAGAATATATGTGGGTTTTCAAAATCTTAGAAAGAGCAATCGCCGAAGCAAAAGCTGCCGGATGGTTAGGAAAAAATATATTAGGATCAGGTTATGATTTGGAACTTCACGTTCACTGTGGAGCCGGAGCATATATCTGTGGAGAAGAAACAGCATTAATCGAATCATTGGAAGGTAAAAGAGGAAATCCTCGTATTAAACCACCTTTCCCAGCGGTTTCTGGTCTTTGGGCAAACCCAACAGTGGTAAACAACGTTGAAACTATCGCAACGGTGCCTTGGATTGTGAACAATTCTGGTGATGATTATGCAAAAATTGGGATTGGACGTTCTACTGGAACTAAATTAATTTCTGCTTCAGGACACATTAAAAATCCTGGTGTTTACGAAATTGAATTAGGTTTAAGCGTTGACGAATTCATGAATTCTGATGAATATCTAGGAGGAATGTCATCAAGTCGTCCATTAAAAGCATTTGTACCTGGAGGTTCTTCTGTGCCAATCTTACCAGCTGAATTGATTTTCAAAACAGCAAACGGCGAAGATCGTTTAATGACTTACGAATCTTTAAGTGATGGTGGTTTTGCTACCGGATCTATGTTAGGTTCTGGAGGATTTATTGTTTACAATGACACTGCTTGTGTGGTTAGAAACACTTGGAACTTTGCTCGTTTCTACCACCACGAATCTTGCGGACAATGTACACCTTGCCGTGAAGGAACAGGATGGTTGGAAAAAATTCTATGGAGAATCGAAAACGGTCAAGGCCGTGAAGAAGATATCGAATTATTGTGGAGCATTCAGAGTAAAATTGAAGGAAACACAATCTGTCCTCTAGGAGACGCAGCTTCCTGGCCAGTAGCAGCTGCAATTCGTCACTTTAGAGATGAGTTCGAATATCACGTTCGTTTCCCTGAAAAAATCAAAAATAGAGATCACTTTGTCGCTGAACCATTTTCACAAGTGAAACATTTAGTTGGCGGTAAAGTAATCGTATAA
- a CDS encoding NADH-quinone oxidoreductase subunit D, translated as MSELLLPPEHRYAKIIKERLNEDGSELSVLNLGPTHPATHGIFQNILLMDGEKILEAEPTIGYIHRAFEKIAENRPFYQITPLTDRMNYCSSPINNMGWWMTVEKLLGIEVPKRAQYLRVIVMELARITDHIICNGILGVDTGAYTGFLYVFQFREKIYEIYEEICGARLTTNMGRIGGFERDWSPEVFKKLDKFLEEFPPVWQEFQNLFERNRIFLDRTVNVGGITAEKAMAYGFTGPNLRAAGVDYDVRVAQPYSSYEDFDFIVPVGKSGDTYDRFCVRNAEVWESLSIIRQALEKMPPGNEYHAEVPDYYLPPKEDVYTSMESLIYHFKIVMGEVPVPVAEIYHPVEGGNGELGFYLVTDGSRTPYRLHFRRPCFIYYQAFPEMIKGAMLSDAIIILSSLNVIAGELDA; from the coding sequence ATGTCAGAACTATTATTACCACCAGAGCATCGTTATGCTAAAATAATTAAGGAGAGACTAAACGAAGACGGAAGCGAACTTTCTGTATTGAATTTAGGTCCTACTCACCCTGCAACGCACGGTATTTTTCAGAATATCCTGCTGATGGATGGTGAAAAAATTCTTGAGGCTGAGCCAACTATTGGTTACATCCACAGAGCTTTCGAAAAAATTGCCGAAAATCGTCCTTTTTATCAAATTACACCTCTTACAGACCGTATGAACTACTGTTCTTCTCCTATTAATAATATGGGATGGTGGATGACAGTAGAAAAACTATTAGGTATTGAAGTTCCTAAAAGAGCGCAGTATTTAAGAGTTATCGTTATGGAGCTGGCTCGTATTACGGATCACATTATCTGTAACGGAATCTTAGGGGTTGATACTGGTGCGTATACTGGTTTCTTATACGTTTTTCAATTTAGAGAAAAAATCTACGAAATCTACGAAGAAATTTGTGGAGCTCGTTTGACTACAAATATGGGAAGAATCGGTGGTTTTGAAAGAGACTGGTCTCCGGAAGTTTTCAAAAAACTAGATAAATTCCTTGAAGAATTCCCTCCGGTTTGGCAGGAATTCCAAAACCTATTCGAGAGAAACAGAATTTTCCTTGACAGAACTGTAAACGTAGGTGGAATCACTGCTGAAAAAGCAATGGCTTACGGATTTACAGGTCCAAACTTACGTGCTGCAGGAGTTGATTACGACGTACGTGTAGCTCAGCCTTACTCTTCTTATGAAGATTTCGATTTTATTGTTCCTGTTGGAAAATCAGGAGATACTTACGATCGTTTCTGTGTTCGTAATGCTGAAGTTTGGGAAAGTTTAAGCATTATTCGTCAGGCATTGGAAAAAATGCCTCCTGGAAACGAATATCATGCGGAAGTTCCGGATTACTACCTTCCTCCAAAAGAAGATGTTTACACTTCTATGGAATCTTTAATTTATCACTTTAAGATCGTAATGGGAGAAGTTCCTGTACCAGTTGCAGAAATCTATCACCCTGTAGAAGGAGGAAATGGGGAACTTGGTTTCTATTTAGTAACTGACGGAAGCAGAACTCCATATAGATTACATTTCAGAAGACCATGCTTTATTTATTATCAGGCATTCCCAGAAATGATTAAAGGCGCTATGCTTTCTGATGCAATTATCATTCTGTCAAGTTTGAACGTAATTGCAGGAGAATTAGACGCCTAA
- the nuoL gene encoding NADH-quinone oxidoreductase subunit L, giving the protein MDTNLALILVLTPLLGFLVNVFFGKSLGKTVSGAIGTIAVAISFVVSLLLFNQITSTGKGIEVTLFDWIQISNLKINLGFLLDQLSVLWLLFVTGIGSLIHLYSISYMHDDENMHKFFSYLNLFVFFMITLVIGSNLLVLFIGWEGVGLCSYLLIGFWHKNQDYNDAAKKAFIMNRIGDLGLLIGMFIIGSMFSTLDYATLKTAIAGATNLNLPLLSLAALCLFIGACGKSAQIPLYTWLPDAMAGPTPVSALIHAATMVTAGIFMVTRLNFVFDLATDVQSVIAIIGAITSLVAATIGLVQTDIKKVLAYSTVSQLGLMFLALGFGAYEVAVFHVITHAFFKACLFLGSGSVIHGLHGEQDMRNMGGLRKAMPITFWTMLISSLAISGVPFFSGFFSKDEILLTAFHHSIPLYVVGSVASIMTAFYMFRLMFLTFFKEFRGTEEQKHHLHESGSLITIPLIILAILATFGGLISLPGHSWLNEYLAPLFTKVAGEEHHLGTTEYTLMGVAVLGGLLGILIAYIKYFKQDNVPEADENITGLSKVLYNKYYVDEVYDAVFVAPVNSLSKFFRDYIETGLSTAVFGLGKIANEIAFQGKKLQTGSIGLYLFVFVLGLCAIVSYIFLAQ; this is encoded by the coding sequence ATGGATACCAATTTAGCTTTAATTTTAGTTTTAACTCCTTTACTAGGTTTTCTGGTAAATGTCTTTTTTGGAAAAAGCTTAGGAAAAACAGTTTCTGGTGCAATCGGAACTATTGCCGTAGCGATTTCTTTTGTAGTTTCTCTTTTACTTTTTAATCAAATAACTTCAACCGGAAAAGGAATTGAAGTTACTTTATTTGATTGGATTCAAATTAGCAACTTAAAAATCAATCTTGGATTTTTATTAGATCAATTGTCAGTTCTTTGGTTACTTTTTGTAACTGGAATTGGATCTTTGATTCACTTATACTCTATCAGTTACATGCATGATGACGAAAACATGCACAAATTCTTCTCTTATCTGAATTTGTTCGTTTTCTTTATGATCACGCTTGTAATTGGAAGCAACTTATTAGTTCTTTTCATTGGATGGGAAGGTGTTGGACTTTGTTCTTACCTATTAATTGGATTCTGGCATAAAAACCAGGATTACAATGATGCTGCAAAAAAAGCTTTCATCATGAACAGAATTGGAGATTTAGGTTTATTAATTGGAATGTTCATCATCGGATCGATGTTCTCTACATTAGATTATGCCACTTTAAAAACGGCAATTGCAGGAGCGACTAACTTAAATTTACCATTACTTTCTTTAGCTGCTTTATGTTTATTTATTGGAGCTTGTGGTAAATCTGCTCAAATTCCGTTATACACATGGTTACCTGATGCGATGGCTGGACCAACTCCAGTTTCTGCATTAATCCACGCTGCAACGATGGTTACTGCTGGTATTTTTATGGTAACAAGATTAAACTTTGTTTTTGACCTTGCAACAGATGTACAATCTGTAATCGCAATAATTGGAGCAATCACTTCATTAGTCGCTGCTACAATTGGATTAGTTCAAACTGACATCAAAAAAGTATTGGCTTACTCTACAGTTTCACAATTAGGTTTAATGTTCTTAGCGTTAGGATTTGGAGCCTATGAAGTTGCTGTTTTTCACGTAATCACTCACGCTTTCTTTAAAGCTTGTTTATTCTTAGGTTCTGGATCTGTAATTCACGGATTACACGGAGAACAAGATATGCGTAACATGGGTGGTTTACGTAAAGCAATGCCAATTACTTTCTGGACTATGTTGATTTCTTCATTGGCAATTTCAGGAGTTCCATTTTTCTCAGGATTCTTTTCTAAAGATGAAATTTTATTGACTGCATTCCACCACAGTATTCCATTATATGTTGTTGGATCGGTTGCTTCTATTATGACGGCTTTCTATATGTTCCGTTTAATGTTCCTGACTTTCTTCAAAGAATTTAGAGGAACTGAAGAGCAAAAACACCATTTACATGAAAGCGGTTCTTTAATTACTATTCCGCTTATCATTTTAGCTATTTTGGCGACTTTTGGCGGATTAATTAGTTTACCTGGACACAGCTGGTTGAATGAATACCTTGCTCCTCTTTTCACAAAAGTAGCTGGAGAAGAACATCATTTAGGCACAACTGAATACACTTTAATGGGCGTTGCAGTTCTAGGCGGATTATTAGGAATTTTAATTGCTTACATTAAATACTTTAAACAAGATAATGTTCCGGAAGCTGATGAAAACATCACTGGCTTAAGCAAAGTATTATACAACAAATATTATGTAGATGAAGTTTACGATGCTGTATTTGTAGCCCCTGTTAACAGTCTATCTAAATTCTTTAGAGATTATATCGAGACAGGGTTATCTACTGCTGTTTTTGGATTAGGTAAAATAGCAAACGAGATTGCTTTTCAAGGAAAAAAATTACAAACCGGAAGTATAGGATTATATCTATTTGTTTTTGTTTTAGGACTTTGTGCAATTGTTTCCTATATATTTTTAGCTCAATAA